From the Fibrobacter sp. UWR3 genome, one window contains:
- a CDS encoding nitroreductase family protein gives MDLAKNRYSCRAFTAQAVEPEKLAQVLEAGRLSPTAINAQPVTVKVIKSPEALEKIRGITRMAYNAPVVLMVCYDEPKCYTAEKYNDNFNSGVMDASIVTTSMMMQATDLGLATLWARGFNASYIESAFNFPDNLKLACLLDIGYADPENGGPSPRHPVRKSMEEFVSEV, from the coding sequence ATGGATTTGGCTAAAAACCGTTATAGTTGCCGAGCATTCACTGCCCAGGCCGTAGAACCCGAAAAACTCGCCCAGGTGCTGGAGGCGGGCCGCCTTTCTCCGACGGCAATCAACGCTCAGCCCGTGACCGTGAAGGTCATCAAGTCCCCCGAGGCTTTGGAAAAGATCCGTGGCATTACCCGTATGGCCTACAATGCTCCCGTGGTTCTGATGGTTTGCTACGACGAACCCAAGTGCTATACCGCCGAAAAGTACAACGACAACTTCAATAGCGGCGTGATGGATGCAAGCATCGTCACCACCTCCATGATGATGCAGGCCACCGATCTCGGCCTTGCGACCCTCTGGGCCCGCGGATTCAACGCATCGTACATCGAGAGCGCGTTTAACTTTCCGGACAACTTAAAGTTGGCCTGCCTCTTGGATATCGGCTACGCCGACCCCGAGAACGGCGGCCCTTCGCCCAGGCACCCCGTGCGCAAGAGCATGGAAGAATTCGTGAGCGAAGTGTAG